In Pseudomonadales bacterium, the sequence GCCGCTGCGCAGGCTGCCGCCGTCGGCCTCTTGCAGTGCGACGATGTCGAAGGTCTGAATCAGTTCGGCAATCCGCTCCAGATTGCGTTCGCGCAGCCCGTGCGGCAGCAGATGCTGCCAGCCGCGGGTGATGTAGTGGCGGTAGCGGTGGGTGGCGATGCCCACCTGCATGTTGTAGGTCAGCAACCGCAGCTTCTGGCCGGCGGTTGGGAGGGCTTCGGCAGCCTGCGGGGAGGGCGGATGCGCTTGGTGTTCGTGCATTCCTGCGATCACGTCAGCGGACAGCGGCCGGCGCGGCGCGCGCCTTGCGCTCTTGCCCGATCAGATAATCGACCACCTTCAGCATCTCATCCTCGCTCTTGAGCTTTTCACCGGTCACCCGGTATTTGCCATTGACGATGAAGGCGGGCACACCGGTCAGACGCAAAGCACGAAAGCGGCTATTGGCCTGCTTGACCTTGCTCTGCACGCCAAAGGAGTCGAACACCTGGTCGAACTCCTCGGCCTTGACCCCCTGGCGGGTGAAGAGGGTGCGGATCTCCTCCTTGCTGGCAAGCTGCTGACCCTGGGGATTGAGCGCATCGAACAGCGGTTTGTGCAGTTTTTCGAGCAGGTTGAGCGCCTCGGCGGTGTAGAAGGCCTGGGCATGCAGCTCCATGCGTCCATTCCACATCGCGGGTGAGCGCCAGAAATCGACATCGCGCGAGAGGTTGGCAGACCAGTGCTGCAGGGTCGGCTCCAGTTTGTAGCAGTGCGGGCAGCCGTACCAGAACACTTCGATCACCTCGATCTTGCCCGGATCACGGGTGATGACCGCGCTTTCCAGCTTCTGGTAGTGCACTCCCTCCTGGTAACCCGACTCCGCCCGCAGTTGCAGCGGCAGCAGGCCCAGCAGCAGTGCTGACAGGATCCAGCGCCAGTGATGACGGATCACGGTGTTCATGAGGGTTCTCCTTGTCTGGTCAGGGAATCTTGGGTGGCCCAAAAACAAAAAGGGTGTCAGACACCCTTTTTGTACCCGCTGTCGATGGCGGAATGATTAAGGGTGCAAACCTGAAATATAGCTTGCCACCGCTTCGATCTCGGCGTCGCTCAGAAGTTCAGCATTGTCGCGCATGATGCGCTCGGCATCGTTGCTGCGGGTGCCATTGCGGAATGCCTGCAACTGCGCGGCGGTGTATTGGGCATGCTGACCGGAGAGGCTGGGGAAGCCGGCCAGATCATTGCCCTGTCCGGTCGGAGAGTGGCAGGCACTGCAGGCCGCCGCATTCTTGCGCTTGCTGCCGGCGCGGTAGAGCTCTTCACCCTGTTTGACCAGATCGGCCTTGGCAGCGCCGACCGTGCCCTTTTGTGCGGCGAAGTAGGCGGCGATGTCGGCCATCTCCTGTTCGCTCAGGTTGTCCAGCTGTCCGGCCATCAACGGCGCGGCGCGGGCACCGGATTTGATCTCATGCATCTGCTTGAGCAGATAGCGCTCGCCCTGACCGGCCAGTTTGGGAAAGTTGGGTGCCGCACTGTTGCCATCGGCACCATGACAGGCTGCGCAGGCGGCTGCCTTGGCCTGGCCTGCGGTCGCATCGCCCGCTGCCTGTACGCTGCCGATCAGACCGATGGTCAGCACTGCGGTCAAGAATAGTCTTTGCATGTTTGAATCCAACGCGTAGAGGCTCTCGGAAAGCTGGTTTTGACCGTGTGCCCATGCGGCGTGACAGGCACGATCAAATCAGGCCAAAAAAATCGCGGCCATTATATACTAGGGGCCATTGCTTGCCATGCCCGGCAACGCATCCTCTGCATTTTGTCGGTGAATGACTCAACCTCCGCCTGCCGTCAACCCCTTTCGCCGTGCCGTTTTCATGAAGAGCGCACTGCTGCTGAACGACTGTCCCGCCGACGGCGGTCGTGAGGTCGCCTTTTGTGGCCGCTCCAATGCCGGCAAATCGAGCGCCATCAACACCCTGACCGAATCGGCCCGCCTGGCCCGCACCAGCAAGACGCCAGGCCGCACCCAGCTGCTCAACTTCTTCGCGCTCAACGAGTCGGCTCGTCTGGTCGATCTGCCCGGTTATGGCTATGCCCAGACCTCGAAAGAGATCCAGGCCCACTGGAAGCGTCACCTCGACCACTACCTGCGCGAGCGGCTGTCACTGGTGGGGCTGGTGCTGGTGATGGACATCCGCCATCCGCTGCGTCCCTTCGACTGGATGATGCTGGAGTGGGCGCAGGCGCGCGTGCTGCCGGTCTGCATCCTGCTCACCAAGGCTGACAAGCTGAGCCGCAACCAGGCGCAGCAGAGCCGGCTGAAGGTGCTGAAGAGCCTGGCCGAGGTCAATATCTCCGAACAGGTCAATGTCCAGTGCTTCTCGACCCTGAGCCGTGAGGGCATGGCCGAGCTGATCGCGCTGCTCAAGGGGTGGCTGGCGCTCGATGGCCCGCCGTCGGATGGCGAAGAAAGCGGACCGCATGGCTGAACTGTCCGCCGAAGCCGGTGTACAGCGCCCGCTCTGCCTCTTCATCTACCAGAACCGCGATGGCGGTGTCGAACGCAACATGGCCAATCTGGCGCAAGGATTCGCCGACCGTGGCATCGCGGTCGATCTACTGGTGAGCGATGCCACCGGCCCTTTCATGCAGCCGCTGGCGGCGGGCGTGCGGGTGATCGGCCTCGGCAAGGGATCGAAGCGGACGGTGATCGCCGCGCTGGCCCGCTATCTGCGACAGAACCGGCCGCGTGCGGTCATCACCGGCAAGCCAAGTGACGACCGCTTCATTCTGCGGGCACGGCGCCGTGCCGGTGTGGAGAGCCGCTGCTTCTTCGGAGCCGGAACGGCCATTTCGCGGCAGATCGAGGAGCGCGGCTTTCATCCGCTGCGCCGCCGGTGGAAAGCGTGGCGGCGCGGTCGGCTCTATCGGCAGGCCGACGGCATCATCGCTACATCGAACTGGGTGGCCCGCGACATTGCCCGTCTGAGCGGACTGCCGGTCGAACGGATCACGGTGATCGGCAATCCGGTGGTGACGCCGCAGCTCCACCCGCTCGCGGCCGAACCGGTCGAGCATCCGTTCTTTTGTCCCGGTGCAGTGCCGGTGATCATCGCTGCGGGACGGCTGAGTCACGAAAAGGACTTCTCCACCCTGCTGCGGGCATTCGGCCTGCTGCGGCGCAGCCACGATGCGCGGCTGCTGATTCTGGGCGAAGGGGCACAACGACCGATGCTGGAGCAGCTGGTGGCGCAATTGGGGCTCGATGGCGCGGTCAGCCTGCCCGGTTTTGTCGCCAACCCCTATGCCTGGATGGCCAGGGCCCGGCTCTTTGTGCTCTCGTCACTGTGGGAGGGGTTCGGCAACGTGCTGGTCGAAGCGATGGCGGTGGGCACGCCGGTGGTCTCGACCGACTGCCCGGGCGGTCCACGCGAGATTCTGCACGATGGAGCCTATGGCCCGCTGGTGCCGGTGGGTGATGCTGTCGCGCTCAGCCGTGCCATGGCGCGGATGCTCGATCAGCCCACTGCGGCCGGGCTGTTGCGCGAGGCCGCGCAATCCTATTCGGTCGAGGCCTGTGTGGCGCGCTATCTGCGGCTGCTCGAAGGGTAACCGCTGGCCCAGCGCTGCATGAAGAGCAGCGTTCCGGCCACCTTGTGCAGGCTGCGCCGGGCCCGTCGTGCCTTGCCGGTCAGCAGATAGAACGGGATGTTGAGCAGGTTGCGCAGCAGCAGCAGCGCTGCCTGAGCGAGGCTTGCCGAACCACCCCGGTATTTGCGGATCAGGTGGAGTTGTGAAGCGATGGTTTCACGCTGCTTCAGCGCACTCAACCGTGCGCAAGGGAGCGATGAGCAGTCCTCTGCATGGTAGGCCAGCGCGCCGGCGACGATGACCAGCGCACCCTGCCGGGCGCGGGCGCGCAGACAGAGGTCGTCATCTTCGTAATAGAGGAACAGTGCCGGGTCGAACAGCGGTTCGCCGGCGAACCACGCGCGCCGGATCAGCATCACCGCGCCGGAGAGCATCTCGGCGCACAGATCGCCGGCAATCCAGGATTGGTCGAACCGGCCCTTGATCTTGTGGCGCCTGAAGAAGGGGTGGCGCAGGATGGCGCGCGGCTGACCGGTTTCATCGACCAGCCGAGGTGCCAGAATGGCGGCGTCGGGATAGCGGTCGGCTGCATCGACCAGCGCAGCCAGTGCGCCAGGCAGCAGCCGTGCATCGGGGTTCAGCAGCAGCAGGAATTCGGTGTCGGCCAGTGCGGCGGCACGGTTGTTGGCCACGCCAAACCCCAGATTGCGCGGGTTTTTCAGTAGCCTGACCCGCGGATGGCCGCTCTCGACCAGCGTGCAGCTCTGATCATGGCTGGCATTGTCGACGACCAGACAGTGGTCGAGTTCGGCAATCGAATCGAGCGCGGCGCTGAGCACGGCAGCGCTGTTGTAGGTGACGACGATTGCGGTGACCCGGTCGGCGAGGCGGCGAGCCGCCCTGTCGTTCATGGTGGCAGGCCCAGCGCGGTCAGATAGGCGTCGGTGGCGGCCTCGATCTCATAACGGCGTGCCGCCTGTTGCAAGGTGGCGGGCGGCAGCGGCTGCTCCAGCGTGTCGAGGATGGCGCGCGCCATGGCCTGGTCATCGCCCACCGGCACCAGCGGGCCGTACCGCCCGTCGTGCAGAATCTCGCGCGGGCCACTCGGGCAGTCGGTCGAGACCACCGGTGTGCCCAGCGCCAAGGCTTCGATCAGTACAAAGCCGAGCCCTTCCCAGCGGGAGCTGAAGGCCAGCAGCGCGGCGTGTTGCATGTAGTCGTAAGGGTTGGGCTGGAAGCCGGCCAGGCAGACATCCTGCGCCACCCCCAGTGAGGCAGCCAGCGCCAGCAGTTGGTCATGCTGGCGGCCCTTGCCGAGAATCAGCAGGCGGCAGTCGCGCTGCGCCCGCACCTGGGCGAAGGCGCGCAGCAGCATGGCGAAATCCTTGCGCATGCACAGCTCGCCGACACCGAGAACCACCGGTGGTTCGCCCGGTTGCAGCCAGGGGTGATCGGGGCGTGATGCATTGCGTTCGAAACAGGATGCCGGCACCACCGGGCTTGGCACCACCTGGATGTGCTCGCGGGCCAGGCCGGTGTAGCGGCTCAGGTCATCGGCGACATCCTGGGCCGGCACGATCACCTGATCGGCAAAGCGGTAGAGCTTGCCCATCGAGTTGCGCTGCAGCCAGCGTTCGAAGGCACCGCGGTGGGCCAGGTCGATCGAGATGGTGGTGCCGGAGCGCAGTACCAGCCGGGTGGGCACGCCGGCCAGCCAGCGCGCCAGCAGTGCGGTGCGGTTGACCCGGTCCTTGTCGCTCAGCATCGCCACCGGGCGGTTCTGGCGCAGATAACGGACCACGGCCGGCAGCGCCGAGTAGGTGTGGCGGGTGCCCAGATCGACCACCCGCACGCCGGCCGGCAGGTTCTCGATGCTCGGTCCATGCCCGCGCACATGCAGCAGATCGATCTGATGGCCGCGCCCGGTGATCGCCGGCAGCAGATTGCGCACGCAGCGGTCGACACCGCTGTGTCCGGAGGTGGAGAAGAAGAAGGCGATGGGTGCGGCTGTGCTCATCGGTGCTGGCGGTGGGCTTTGGAGAGAAAGCGCGGTTCAGGGAAAGTAGTAAGGCGGGTAGGGCCAACCATAGGGAGAACGCGGGAAGGCCGGTGGCTGTTCGGCGCGGCGCTCCCAGGTGCTGAACTGCTCAGCGGTCATCACCGGCAGCAGGATACGGCGGTTGCCCAGCTGCTGGGTCGCCTCATCGCTCAGCACGCCATAGAGCGTGATGAGCCGCCCGCTGCGCAGATCGGAATCCATGCGGGTGGCTGGCAGTCGGGCATAGAAACGGCCCAGCGAAGCGGCATCTTCGTTCGGATGGCCCCAGTGGCCCAGGGGTCGCGCCTCGATCTCGATCCAGATCTCTTCGGGTTGCGGGGTGACCGACAGAATGATGCCGCCCCAGCGCACCGGTTGATGCAGGTGCTCGGCCAGATGCCCGGTGGCTTCACTCACCGACAGCGGTTGCGCCGGCGGGTTGGCGATCTGTGGCGGGGTCGAGGCACAACCGGCCAGCAGCAGTGCCGCGATCACCGCCGCGCGCGGCCATTTCACTGCGCTGAACCGTCGGTCGAGAGCAGCTCGATCTCGCCGATCTTGAGCTCGCGGATCGCCTTTTCGATCCTGGCCCGATCGCCCACCACCACCCAGGTGAGCTGGTCGGGATGCAGCTGTCTGGCGGCGGTGACGATCGCCTCGACCGAGGTGTCGCTGACCCGCCCAGGGTAGTCGGTGATGTAACTCTCGGCCCGCTTGAACCGCACCAGATCGGCGATGGCGCCACCCAGGGCCGCGCCGGTTTCATACTTTCCGGGCAATTTCAGCGTCTCGAACCGCTTGACCTTGTTGATCTCGGCGCCATTGGGCGGGTTCTGTCCGGTCAGCACCCGGACCTCGTTCAGGATCTCGGCCATGGCCGGAGCGGTCTGATCGGTCTGCACCGAGCTGTAGGCGAGAAACGGGCGCTGGCCGCTGGCATCGACGACCAGGCTGCGAGCACCATAGGACCAGTGCTTGTCTTCGCGCAGATTCATGTTGAGCCGCGAGGTGAAGGTGCCGCCCAGAATCTGGTTCATCAGGTCGACGGCGATCTCATCGTCACCGCCACCGGGGGTGAGCAGGTCACCGGCGAAGATGGTCGACTGGATCGAACCGGGCTTGTCGATCAGATAGACCCGGGTCTGCGTCGGCGACTGTACGGTGGGAATGGTGCGGACGGGCTGTTTTGCGCCACGGTCGCGCCACTGGCCCAGTTGCTGTTCGAGGAGTGGCACCAGCTCTTTCAGCGTGGTGTCGCCGACCACGATCAGGGTGGCACGACCGGGCTGAAACCAGGTGCGGTGGAAGTTGACCAGGTCATCGCGCTTCAGCGACGAGACGCCGGCCACGGTGCCGCTGCCGGTGAAGGGGAGCGCATAGGGGTGTCCCTCGCCGTAGAGCAGCGGCGGCATCAGCCGCATCGCCAGCGAGACCGGGCTGGCCTCCTCCTGTTCGATCCGGGCCAGCCACAGGGCACGCTTGCGCTCGATTTCGCTGCTTTTGAAGGCGGGGTTGAGCAGCACGTCGGCAAAGAGTCCGAGCGATGAGGTGAGGTTGCTCTTCAGCGTCGAGAGGTGCAGGCTGGAGGTGTCGATGGTCGAGCTGGTGGTGAGGGTGGCGCCCAGCCGCTCCAGCCGGTCGGCCAGCGCCAGTGCGTCGTACTGGCTGGAGCCTTCGGTCAGCATCTCCATCGCAAAGCTCTGGGTGCCGGGCTTGCCACCTTGGTCGGTCGAGTGGCCGGCGTCGAATTGCAGCGTCAGTTGCACCAGCGGCACTTCGTGGCGTTGGGCCAGCACCACCTTGAGGCCATTTTTCAGCGTGGCCCGTTCCAACTCCGGAATCTTGAGCTGCGGGGGTTCATCGACAGCCGGCAGTTGGCTGCGGTCGGCCCCCTCCTTGGCCGCTTCGAGGGTCGGGAAGGGCTCGACCTCCAGGGTGTAGCGGCCATCGCTCAGCCATTTCCTGCTCAGATCGCGCAGGGCGATCGGGGTGGCGGCGTTGATCTGCTTCAGCCAGATGTCGACCATGGCGGTCGGGTTGTCGAAAAAGACTTCGCCACTGGCCAGCAGGTCCGACTTGCCGCCAGTGCCGCCAACCCGTTCGGCCTCGCGCACGAACTGTGCGGTGTAGGCCGCCCTGACCCGCTCGAGCTCGCTCTGGCCCGGACCCTGGGTCAGCAGCGTGGTCAGCTCCTGGTCGATGGCTTTTTCGACCTCGGCGAGGGTGTGGCCTTTCTTGACATCGGCGGTGATGACGAAGAGCCCGGAGAGTTCACGGCCCCAGTAGGCGGCGCTCACCTCGGTCGCGATCTGGTCGCGGTAGACCAGCCGCTGATAGAGCCGGGAGTTCTTGCCACCGGCCAGCAGTTGACCCAGCAGGTCGAACAGCGGGGCATTCTGATCACGCAGTTCGGGCACATTCCAGACCTGATGGAGCCGTGGCTGCGGCACCCGATCCTGCATCACCTCGCGCTGATGGCCAGTGCGCTGGGCGGTCCAGGCCTTGGGGCGGGTGATCGGCTGGCCGGGTGCGATGTCGCCAAAGTAGTGCTGGACCTTCTGTTTGGCGGTCTCGAGATCGATGTCGCCGGCCAGCACCAGCACCGCGTTGGAGGGGCCGTAGTAATCCTTGAACCACTGGTGCACATCATCGAGGGTGGCGGCGTTGAGATCGGTCATCGAACCGATCACCTCCCACGAATAGGGATGGCCGGCCGGATAGCAGGCCTTGGTGATCGCCTCGAACACCCGGCCATAGGGCTGGTTTTCGCCCTGGCGCTTCTCGTTCTGCACCACGCCGCGCTGCTCATCGAGCTTGGCCTGGGTGATGGCGCCCAGCAGATGGCCCATGCGGTCCGACTCCATCCACAGCGCCAGGTCGAGCGCGGAGGTGGGCACGTTCTGGAAATAGTTGGTGCGGTCGTTGTTGGTGGTGCCATTCATCTCGGTGGCGCCGACCCGCTCGAAGGGTTTGAAGTACTCATCGTCATGGTGTTCGCTGCCGTTGAACATCAGGTGTTCGAACAGATGGGCGAAGCCGGTCTTGCCCGGCTTTTCATCCTTGGAGCCGACGTGATACCAGAGGTTGACCGCCACGATCGGCGCCTTGCGGTCCTCATGCACGATCACCGTCAGTCCGTTGTCGAGGATGAATTTCTGATGGCTCAGGTTCATTTTGAGCGGTTCGGCCTGCACCGTGACGCCGCAGGCCAGCAGATGGAACAGCATGAACAGGGAAGGCAGCAGGGAGAAGCGCATGCGCAGGGTCATCATGGTGGTCGATGGGTTGAAGAGGGTCCGAAACGCCCGCCATGGTACTGCGCCTTGCGTGCCGGAGTAAGGCTTGGGGCACAACTTTGCTGCATTTCTGGGCCGAATCAGCCGCGCGGATGGTGCTTCTGGTGCAGCTCGCGCAGCCGCTGTCGCGCCACATGGGTGTAGATCTGTGTGGTCGACAGGTCGCTGTGCCCCAGCAGCATCTGCACCACCCGCAGATCGGCACCATGGTTGAGCAGATGGGTGGCAAAGGCGTGGCGCAAGCTGTGCGGTGACAGGGGGCGGTCGATGCCGCATTGTCGGGCATGCTGCTTGATGCGATACCAGAAGGCCTGGCGGGTGAGCGCCTCGCCGTCGCGACCCGGGAACAGCGGAGCCCGGCCATCCTGGCGTGAGGGCGCAGTGGTCGCGCGGTAGCGTTCGATCCAGGCCAGCGCCTCTTCTCCGACCGGAATCAGCCGCTCCTTGCCGCCCTTGCCGGTGATGCGCACGCAGCCCCGCTGGCAGTCGAGCTGATCATGGCGCAATCCCACCAGTTCGGAGACCCGCAGACCCGTTGCATAGAGCAGTTCGAGCATGGTCCGGTCACGCAGTCCCAGCGGTTGCTCGACGTCCGGCGCGGCCAGCAGTTGCTCGACCTCGGCTTCGGTCAGGCTGACCGGCAGCGGGCGGCCCAGTCTGGGGTTGGCAATGTCGAGTGCCGGGTCGGTTGAAATCAGCCCTTCGCGCAGAAGATAGCGGGTGAAGTTGCGCAGTGCCGCCAGAAAGCGCTGGGTGGAGCGGCTGCTGTAGCCCTGTGCCAGCCGCTCTCCGAGGTAGTCGAGCAGTTGGGCGCGGTCGAGGTCGAGCAGCCGGCCCTGCTGCTGGGTCAGCCAGGTTGCCAGTGCCGTGAGATCGCTGCGGTAGGCCGCCAGGGTCGGTTCGGCCGAACCACGCTCCAGCCAGAGGGCGTCGAGAAAGCGCTCGATCAGCGCCAGATCGGCCGTGCTGACCGGTGAATCAGCGGCAGCAGTGCTGTTCATCGGGCGCTTTGCTCATGAAGAGGTGTTGTCGTCGGGTTGCCTCCAAATAAAAAGCCATGCTCCGGCACTGGCCAGAGCATGGCTGTTCGGGCTCACCCGACGGATGCGGCGCTACTGTTGCGAGAGCCGGGCATACCGCTGCAGGTGGTGGTCGGTGCTGCCGAAGCTGCTGCAGAAGAGCGTGAGGCAACGGAAGTAGTGGCCGACGTCGAGCTCTTCGGTCATGCCGACCCCGCCATGGATCTGCACTGCATCCTGCGCCACGGCGCGGGCATGCTGGCCGACATAGGCCTTGGCGGCCGAGACCGCCTTGCGCCGTGCGGTGGCGTCGGACTTCATCACCTCCATGCTGACCATGTAGACCATCGAACGGCTCGCCTCGCTCGACATGAACATGTCGACCAGGCGGTGTTGCAGCACCTGGAAGCTGGCGATCGGCACGCCGAACTGTTCACGGGTCTTGGTGTAGTCGAGGGTTCTTCTGAAGGCGGAGTTCATCGCACCCAGCGCCTGGGCGCAGAGCGCCGCGGTGGCGGTGTCGATCACCTGGTCGAGCAGTGCATGGCCCTGACCTTCGCCGCCCAGCAGTTCGCCGGTGGCGCCATTGAGGCGCACATTGGCGGCCTGCGAGCCATCGGCGGTGTCGTAGACGCTCAGCTCGACACCCGCCGCATTGCGATCGACCAGGAACAGCGAGATGCCGTTCTGATCGAGCCGCGCGCCACTGGTGCGGGCCGAGACGATCAGCTTGTCGGCCGTGCCGCCATTGAGCACGACGATCTTCTCGCCGCTCAGGCTGTAGCCGCCAGCGGTGGCGGTGGCCTTGGTCTGCACGTCCGCCAGCTCATAGCGGGAGGTCGGCTCGGCATAGGCCACCGACAGCATCAGTTCGCCGCTGGCCACCTTGGGCAGCAGGGTTTTTTTCTGTGCATCGCTGCCGCCGAACAGCACCGCATTGGCGCCCATCACCACCGTGGAGAGGTAGGGTTCGAGCACCATCGCGCTGCCGAAGGCCTCCATCACCAGCATGGTCTCGATGGCACTGCCGCCGTAGCCACCGAACTCTTCGGGCAGTGCGATGCCAAGCCAGCCCAGCTCGGCATACTGCTTCCACAGCGCGCGGCTGAAGCGCTCGGGCGTCTTCAGCAGCTTGTTGCGTGCCTCGAACGAGTAGTCCTTTTCGATAAACTTCTCAACCGATTCCTTGATCAGTTGTTGTTCTTCGCTGAATGAAAAATCCATCATTGCCCCCTGTCAGAGCCCAAGAATCGCTTTTGCCATGACGCCATACTGCACTTCGGTGCTGCCGCCATAGATGGTGCTGGCGCGGCCGAAGTTGTAGTTGGCGAGAGATTGTTTGAACGGCACCGGTCCGACCGCCTGCTCGGTCTGCCATGGGTAGGCGTAATAGCCCGACATCTCGACCTTGAGCTCCTGCAGCATCTGCTGCGCCTGACTGCCCTTGATCTTCAGCAGCGAGGATTCGGCGCCCGGCACCTGACCGGAGGCGAGCGCGGCCAGTGCGCGGAAGTTGGTGTACTCCAGTGCCATGACGTTGAGCTCGGCCTGTGCCAGCTTCAGGCTGAATTGCGGGTCTTCGATCATCGACTTGCCGTTGGCCTCGGTGGCGCGGGCCAGCTTCTTCAGCTTGCCGAGCGATGCCTTGGCGGCGCCGACGCCGGCGATGCTGGTGCGCTCGTGGGTGAGCAGGTACTTGGCCACGGTCCAGCCCTGGTTCTCCTCGCCGACCAGGTTCTGTTTCGGCACCCGCACGTTGTCGAGGAAGACCTGGTTGAGGTGGTGTTCGCCATCGATCGAGATGATCGGCCTGACCTGAATGCCCGGGGTGTTCATGTCGATCAGCAGAAAGCTGATGCCCTGCTGCTTCTTGCCGGTTGCGTTGGTGCGCACCAGGCAGAACATCCAGTCGGCGCGGTGGGCGTAGGTGGTCCAGATCTTGGAGCCGTTGACCACGTAGTGGTCACCTTCGAGCACGGCGGCGGTCTTGAGAGCCGCCAGGTCGGAGCCAGCGCCCGGTTCGGAGTAGCCTTGGCACCACCAGTCATCGAAGTTGAGAATGCGCGGCAGGAACTGCTTGCGCTGTGCATCGTTGCCATAGCCCATCAGCACCGGTCCCAGCATGGTGATGCCCATCGAGAACACCTGTGGTGCGCCGACTTCGGCACGGACCTCTTCGAAAATGTGCTTCTGGGTGGCATTCCAGCCGGTGCCGCCATGCTCCTTGGGCCAGGAGGGTGCCGCCCAGCCCTTCTCGTTCAGTTTGCGTCCCCAGCTGATCAGCTCTTCCTTGGTGAGCGATTCGCCGGCTTCTTCCTTTGCTTTCAACTCCTTGGGCAGGTTGGCCTCGAACCAGGCCTTGACCTCGGCTCTGAATGCCAGCTCTTCGGCTGAAAAATCGATATTCATGGTTGACCTCTGTTGTGTTCCGTCCAGGCTAGAGCCGCCTGTGACGGGTGCCGATTATCACATGAACGGAACGGGGAGCCCATGCTCCCCGCTCGATCTTGCCTGAAAAAAGGCGGTCATCGGCCGATGACCGCTTCACGTCGGCTCAGGCATCGCCATCGCGCTGCAACATGTGCATCACGCAGATAGAGCCTGCCCCCATCATGTGGATCATGGCGTTGCGCGCGCCGGCCACCTGCCGCGGACCCGATTCGCCGCGCAACTGCTGCACGCCGTCCCAGATCTGGGCCAGTCCGGTCGGGCCGCCGGGGTGGCCGCGCGCGGTGAGTCCGCCATCGGTGGAGAAGGGAATCTTGCCACCGATCGAGGTGTCGCCCCGGGCCACCAGGTGGTCGCCTTCGCCGGGCTCGGCAAAGCCCATCAGTTCGTAGTACATCAGCTCTTCGATCGGGAAGGCGTCATGCACATGGACCAGATCGACATCCTTCGGCCCAAGGCCACTCTCTTCGTAGAGCGCCTGGGTGGTGACCCGGGTCAGATCCTCGGGGCCGATCACCGCCCCCAGAAAGACGTGGCCCGGCGTGTAGTGTTCGGACTTCATCTGCGAACCGACCACCTTCACCATCGGCCGGCCGCGTGCCACCCGCATCGCCACCTCCTTGGTGGCGACGATGGCCGCTGCCGCGCCACCGCCGGCCGCACAGGCCATCTTGGTGGTGTGGGGATAGGAGACTTCGGGTGCGGCCAGAATCTCTTCCGGTGTCACCAGCTCCTTCGACTGCCGCTGCGCCATCGGGTTGAAGCGGGCATGGTTCCAGTTCTTGGCCGCAATCTTGGCGAAGGTCTCGAGGGTGGTGCCATGCTCGTGCATCCGCCGCACTGCCCACATGGCGAAGAAAGCCGCCGGCAGGATGGTCGAATCGATCTTCGGACCTTCGGCCATCTCGCTCAGTGCCCGTGCCCGGCTGAACTTCATCATGTCGTCGAAGCCGACCGCCATGGCGACCTCGCAGTGGCCGCCCTTGACGGCATTGACCGCCTCGCGCATCGCACAGGAGCCGGTCGCCGAGGCATTCTCGACATGGACCACCGGCACGTTGGTCAGGCCGAGATCCTTGGCGAAGCCGATGCCCTGCATCCGGCCGTTGATGTAGCCGTTGTAGAGGTAACCCACCTCCTGGAAGCGGATGCCGGCATCCTGGAGTGCCGCGCTGGCGGCGGTGAAGTACATCTCGCGCAAAGGTGGCGCATCGCGCATGAAGGGGTGCATGCCGACGCCGATCACATAGACTTCTCTGCTCATGGGGGCTCTCCTATGCCTGAACCGGTTCGAAACAGTAGGAGCAGAGCTCCACGTCGCCATCGCG encodes:
- a CDS encoding thiolase family protein — translated: MSREVYVIGVGMHPFMRDAPPLREMYFTAASAALQDAGIRFQEVGYLYNGYINGRMQGIGFAKDLGLTNVPVVHVENASATGSCAMREAVNAVKGGHCEVAMAVGFDDMMKFSRARALSEMAEGPKIDSTILPAAFFAMWAVRRMHEHGTTLETFAKIAAKNWNHARFNPMAQRQSKELVTPEEILAAPEVSYPHTTKMACAAGGGAAAAIVATKEVAMRVARGRPMVKVVGSQMKSEHYTPGHVFLGAVIGPEDLTRVTTQALYEESGLGPKDVDLVHVHDAFPIEELMYYELMGFAEPGEGDHLVARGDTSIGGKIPFSTDGGLTARGHPGGPTGLAQIWDGVQQLRGESGPRQVAGARNAMIHMMGAGSICVMHMLQRDGDA